The following are encoded together in the Leuconostoc mesenteroides subsp. mesenteroides ATCC 8293 genome:
- a CDS encoding bile acid:sodium symporter family protein: protein MNTIKSLSKFLTKYFTFFVILVALLAIFIPGPGTTLATTKVGNLSAVSILLMIVLFGMGITLTPNDFKRVARNPLQVILGTIAHYIIMPFIAFLLVHLFGLTGAAAVGVILVGSAPSGTSSNVMSFLSGGDVALDVSIGLLSTLLAPVMIPTLLKLLAGKWVNVPFSSMFFSAFQIVVIPIVLGIIVHTIFKEHVQKVIEIMPLISQVAILVIILAVLSANSKTILAVSTLILVPVIILHNLLGYLLGYGFSKLMKMDTPQQKAITFEVGMQDSALASTLAISFFEPASAIAAVMFSVWHNISGSVLASLWKNHTEKAPD, encoded by the coding sequence ATGAACACAATCAAATCACTTTCAAAATTTCTTACTAAATACTTTACCTTTTTTGTTATTTTAGTAGCTTTATTGGCTATTTTTATTCCTGGACCAGGTACTACGCTTGCTACAACAAAAGTGGGCAACCTCTCGGCTGTATCAATCTTACTGATGATTGTCTTATTTGGTATGGGTATTACGTTGACACCAAATGACTTTAAAAGGGTTGCTCGTAATCCCCTACAAGTTATTTTAGGAACGATAGCACATTATATTATTATGCCTTTCATTGCTTTTTTACTGGTACATTTGTTTGGGTTAACCGGCGCTGCAGCTGTTGGTGTAATTTTGGTAGGATCAGCGCCCTCTGGCACATCCTCTAACGTTATGTCCTTCTTATCTGGAGGGGATGTTGCGCTTGATGTTTCAATCGGCCTGCTCTCTACATTGTTAGCACCTGTCATGATTCCGACACTATTGAAGCTATTAGCCGGAAAATGGGTGAATGTACCTTTTTCATCAATGTTTTTTTCTGCATTTCAAATTGTTGTCATACCTATTGTTTTGGGTATCATCGTTCATACGATTTTTAAAGAACATGTCCAAAAAGTCATTGAGATTATGCCTTTAATATCCCAAGTGGCTATATTAGTGATTATTCTAGCCGTGTTGTCAGCTAACTCTAAAACCATTTTAGCAGTATCAACCCTAATTTTGGTGCCAGTCATCATATTACATAACTTGCTTGGTTACTTACTGGGTTACGGTTTCTCGAAACTAATGAAAATGGATACCCCTCAACAAAAGGCAATTACCTTCGAAGTTGGTATGCAGGATTCGGCACTTGCATCAACACTGGCCATTTCATTTTTTGAACCTGCTTCAGCCATCGCAGCCGTGATGTTTTCTGTCTGGCACAACATTTCTGGTTCAGTATTAGCTTCTCTCTGGAAAAATCACACAGAGAAAGCACCAGACTAA
- a CDS encoding D-2-hydroxyacid dehydrogenase produces MKILMYNTVSDEMPYVEKWTEKTGHEVVTIDQPLNETTVDRAKGFDAITTQQTTAINAPVYAQLAQFNIKQIAIRQVGYDVLDLPEAFAHNIRLSNVAAYSPRAIAEYTLTQLFNLIRHNKKFDRAMNTGDYTWAAGGQAREIHDLTVAVIGVGRIGTALAEMLHALGATVLGVDPIYRAQNEPFVTYTTLDDALSRADVISFHTPLNDETRYMADENFFAKIQPGTIMLNFARGEIVDMVELEKALESKLLAGAAFDVTPNENDFMNQKQDITALPADVKRLIEYDNFLLSPHIAFYTNTAIKNMVEMALNDAVTMVNGGVTENEILR; encoded by the coding sequence ATGAAAATTTTAATGTACAATACAGTTTCAGACGAAATGCCATATGTTGAAAAATGGACTGAAAAAACAGGCCACGAAGTAGTGACCATTGATCAACCACTTAACGAAACGACGGTGGATCGCGCTAAAGGTTTTGATGCAATTACCACACAACAAACAACAGCCATTAATGCACCAGTTTATGCGCAACTAGCTCAATTCAATATTAAGCAAATCGCTATTCGACAGGTTGGCTATGATGTGTTGGACTTGCCAGAAGCCTTTGCTCACAATATTCGTTTGTCTAATGTTGCAGCCTATTCACCCCGAGCAATTGCAGAATACACGCTAACACAGCTTTTTAATTTAATTCGACACAATAAAAAGTTTGATCGCGCCATGAATACGGGTGACTATACTTGGGCTGCTGGTGGTCAAGCGAGAGAAATTCATGATTTAACTGTTGCTGTGATTGGTGTAGGTCGAATTGGGACAGCCCTTGCAGAAATGCTTCACGCGCTGGGCGCAACAGTGTTAGGTGTGGACCCAATATATCGTGCCCAGAACGAACCATTTGTAACTTATACGACATTAGATGATGCTTTGTCTCGAGCGGATGTTATTAGTTTTCATACACCATTAAATGACGAGACGCGCTATATGGCTGATGAAAATTTCTTTGCTAAAATTCAGCCAGGAACAATTATGTTGAATTTTGCGCGTGGTGAAATTGTTGACATGGTTGAGCTTGAAAAAGCACTCGAATCAAAGTTATTGGCTGGTGCAGCATTTGATGTGACACCAAATGAAAATGATTTTATGAACCAAAAGCAAGATATAACGGCGCTACCAGCAGATGTAAAGCGCTTAATCGAATATGACAACTTTCTACTGTCACCACATATTGCTTTTTATACAAACACAGCAATAAAAAATATGGTGGAAATGGCTTTAAATGATGCCGTAACGATGGTAAATGGCGGCGTTACTGAAAACGAAATTTTGCGGTAA
- the tyrS gene encoding tyrosine--tRNA ligase has product MNFIEDLKWRGALNQVTDEAGLIEAMASGEIGAYVGTDPTADSLHLGHLIPFMVLKRFQNAGGKAVIIIGGATGAIGDPRPTTERQLLSPEQLRQNEKGITEQVTKLFGDEKTAIVNNNDWLGKLTLTDFLRDYGKLFSINVMLKKDVVASRLETGISFTEFTYQILQGIDYHELWRRHNVQLQIGGSDQWGNITSGIDLIHSIEGNNATAFGLTIPLMTDSSGKKFGKSEGNAIWLNPEKTSPYTFYQFWYNQSDEDVVKYLKYFTFLGVDEINNLEQEAKNNPGGRIAQKRLAQEVTKFVHGEQAVADAEKLSAALFSGDVANLSAADIADAFGGVPSFDITSEKKNVVDFLVDGEVEKSKRQAREDVTNGAITISGEKVTDVNFEIDPTKHYDGEFVLVRRGKKKYFLGKVK; this is encoded by the coding sequence ATGAATTTTATTGAAGATTTGAAATGGCGCGGTGCGCTGAACCAAGTAACAGATGAAGCAGGATTAATTGAAGCAATGGCATCAGGAGAAATTGGGGCCTATGTGGGTACCGATCCAACAGCTGATTCATTACATTTGGGGCACTTGATTCCATTTATGGTGTTAAAACGTTTTCAAAATGCTGGCGGAAAAGCCGTTATTATTATTGGCGGTGCAACTGGTGCTATTGGTGATCCACGTCCAACAACAGAACGTCAATTACTTTCACCAGAACAGTTACGTCAGAATGAAAAAGGAATTACTGAGCAAGTAACCAAGCTATTTGGTGATGAAAAAACTGCTATTGTTAATAATAACGACTGGCTTGGCAAATTAACATTGACAGACTTTTTACGCGATTATGGTAAGTTATTCTCTATCAATGTGATGTTGAAAAAGGACGTCGTAGCTTCACGTTTAGAAACAGGTATTTCATTTACAGAGTTTACCTACCAGATTTTGCAAGGCATTGATTACCATGAACTATGGCGTCGTCATAATGTACAATTGCAGATTGGTGGCTCAGATCAATGGGGGAACATTACTTCTGGCATTGATTTAATTCACTCAATTGAAGGGAATAATGCGACAGCTTTTGGTCTAACAATTCCTTTGATGACTGACTCATCAGGTAAAAAGTTTGGTAAGTCAGAAGGAAATGCAATTTGGTTGAATCCGGAAAAAACTTCACCCTACACTTTCTACCAATTCTGGTATAACCAAAGTGATGAAGATGTTGTGAAGTATTTGAAATACTTTACATTTTTGGGTGTTGATGAGATTAATAACCTCGAACAAGAAGCCAAAAATAACCCTGGAGGTCGTATAGCACAAAAACGCTTGGCACAAGAGGTAACTAAATTTGTTCACGGAGAACAAGCTGTTGCTGATGCCGAAAAGCTATCAGCAGCATTATTTAGTGGTGATGTTGCTAATTTATCTGCAGCAGATATTGCTGATGCATTTGGTGGTGTGCCAAGCTTTGACATTACATCGGAAAAGAAAAATGTTGTCGATTTCTTAGTCGACGGAGAAGTCGAGAAATCAAAGCGTCAAGCGCGTGAAGATGTTACAAATGGGGCGATTACCATTAGTGGTGAAAAAGTAACGGACGTTAACTTTGAAATTGATCCAACAAAACATTATGATGGTGAATTTGTATTGGTTCGTCGTGGTAAGAAAAAATATTTCTTGGGAAAAGTTAAATAA
- a CDS encoding PadR family transcriptional regulator → MDISKDLIRGHTDTIILNILSQGDSYGYQVSKSIRQLSSKQYELNEATLYTAFRRLEKVGDIRSYWGDQTQGARRKYYTLTDQGQEHFKSAQQEWDFAKDIISHLISGRIKDYDER, encoded by the coding sequence ATGGATATATCAAAAGATCTCATTCGTGGTCATACGGACACCATTATTTTAAATATTCTTAGTCAAGGTGATTCTTATGGATACCAAGTTTCAAAATCCATTCGCCAATTATCCAGTAAGCAATATGAACTGAACGAGGCAACACTGTACACTGCGTTTAGACGCTTGGAAAAGGTCGGAGACATCCGTAGTTACTGGGGTGATCAAACCCAGGGGGCTAGACGAAAATACTATACCCTTACTGATCAGGGCCAAGAACATTTTAAATCAGCACAACAAGAATGGGACTTCGCCAAAGATATCATTAGCCATTTAATTAGCGGAAGGATAAAAGATTATGATGAGCGTTGA
- a CDS encoding DUF4097 family beta strand repeat-containing protein, which translates to MMSVEMEIRTRLDVIFSKYTPNAQLTEFKEELVADLLEAYQDFSKTDRSHNEALDDAFEQLGDIDSLLKDLSEPSTKEETDKESEPKRPYVDISNKGVHIGNLHINKKGVTLGDDIILDGKNNKVQFGDWLHVDRDGARVGDKYYKFEDNVDSDINDTFENKDFKEPNWAKSHHQLTVPTSTKDFVIDYSEASIHFYTNDKIDLITIDEYFSRDNRRYFATISENDDKIVVNQGEHPMLFHVRTAVNIGIPRSFTTGKIEVRNQAGSLYAQDLVTEKFNVQINAGSFKVKNMDTKTADWQLASGSIKATHIKAEQAKIHAQLGAVNISDATIDYAKVNADFGSVRIDNLVGGGEFTINSGSLRLRVDQLTNDLKLNSNSGTIRLTAPADQDFNFELATNSGAVHLDRNDIHYNKSFDGYKSGFVGANPEFTIDAQAAMGSIKIY; encoded by the coding sequence ATGATGAGCGTTGAAATGGAAATTAGAACCCGTTTGGATGTTATTTTTTCTAAATATACGCCGAACGCACAATTAACGGAATTTAAAGAAGAACTTGTAGCCGATTTATTAGAAGCTTATCAAGATTTTTCCAAAACTGATCGGTCCCATAATGAAGCTTTGGACGATGCTTTTGAGCAACTAGGTGATATTGATAGTTTGTTAAAAGACTTAAGTGAACCCAGTACAAAAGAGGAAACAGATAAAGAATCTGAACCAAAACGACCTTACGTGGATATTTCAAATAAAGGCGTGCACATTGGAAATTTACACATCAACAAAAAAGGCGTAACACTTGGTGATGATATCATACTTGATGGCAAAAATAATAAAGTCCAATTCGGTGACTGGTTGCACGTTGACCGTGATGGCGCCCGTGTGGGCGATAAATACTATAAATTTGAAGATAATGTTGATTCAGATATCAATGATACTTTTGAAAATAAAGACTTCAAGGAACCTAACTGGGCTAAATCTCACCATCAATTGACCGTGCCAACCAGTACCAAAGATTTTGTAATTGATTACAGCGAAGCTTCGATTCACTTCTATACAAATGATAAAATCGACCTCATTACTATTGATGAATACTTTAGTCGTGATAATAGACGTTATTTTGCCACTATCTCAGAAAATGATGATAAAATTGTAGTTAACCAGGGTGAACATCCAATGCTCTTCCATGTCCGCACTGCTGTGAACATAGGAATTCCGCGCTCGTTCACCACCGGGAAAATAGAAGTACGAAACCAAGCAGGTAGCTTATATGCACAAGACTTAGTTACCGAGAAGTTTAACGTTCAAATTAACGCCGGAAGTTTCAAAGTCAAAAATATGGATACCAAGACTGCAGATTGGCAGCTTGCATCCGGATCAATAAAGGCAACACATATCAAGGCTGAACAAGCTAAAATACATGCTCAATTAGGTGCTGTTAATATCAGCGATGCAACTATTGATTATGCTAAAGTTAACGCTGACTTTGGTTCTGTACGTATAGACAATCTTGTTGGTGGCGGAGAATTCACGATTAATTCTGGTTCACTTCGTTTGAGAGTTGACCAACTAACAAACGATTTGAAACTAAACTCTAATTCTGGGACCATTCGCTTAACGGCTCCAGCTGATCAAGACTTCAATTTTGAACTAGCAACTAACTCAGGGGCAGTTCATTTGGATCGCAATGACATCCATTATAATAAAAGTTTCGATGGCTATAAAAGTGGATTTGTTGGCGCTAACCCTGAATTTACAATCGATGCACAAGCAGCTATGGGTTCTATAAAGATATACTAG
- a CDS encoding PspC domain-containing protein encodes MTKHKKLTRSRDNRVIAGVLGGIANYFNWDATLVRIIFVVLGFLPVLPGILVYIIAWVLIPDEPRQTHYYSDGSRKDVTPDDYDDRP; translated from the coding sequence ATGACAAAACATAAAAAATTAACTCGCTCACGTGATAACCGTGTGATTGCCGGTGTCCTTGGTGGAATTGCTAACTATTTTAATTGGGATGCTACGTTAGTTCGAATTATTTTCGTGGTATTAGGATTCTTACCCGTTCTGCCCGGAATTTTAGTTTATATTATCGCTTGGGTGTTGATTCCTGATGAACCACGTCAGACACATTATTATTCAGACGGTTCCAGAAAAGATGTCACACCTGATGACTACGATGATCGCCCTTAA
- a CDS encoding alpha/beta hydrolase, producing the protein MLFKDKTYKYVPANMPKNARVFHNLSYSVGDRNQLDLYLPKAGENCPVIVDIYGGGMLRGQKSSYKLNPSLRFLNDGFAVVSPDYSLNQLGEQTFPVQIAEIRAVINFLIKNSKQYGLDKDNIILIGESSGAQLAVLTAATISEHLLLGRLKDVAEHTFFPKISCVIGMYGPYKVDDFSKQFAALNIKPQFSETGEAQSFEGIMLGTKRPDQMPSKVAQANPATYFSKNMPPLLLFAGTKDDVVPYLQSVSLAEKYYQKVGKRAEVILVDDAYHGPRDFNTDDIHAKKLAFIRQNTN; encoded by the coding sequence ATGTTATTCAAAGATAAAACATATAAATATGTTCCAGCAAATATGCCAAAAAATGCTAGGGTGTTTCATAATCTTAGCTATTCGGTTGGAGATCGTAATCAGCTTGACCTTTATTTACCTAAAGCGGGGGAGAATTGTCCAGTTATTGTAGACATATATGGTGGGGGTATGCTTCGAGGCCAAAAATCCTCATATAAACTTAATCCCAGTTTACGGTTCTTGAATGATGGTTTTGCAGTAGTGAGTCCAGATTATTCACTTAATCAGCTAGGTGAACAAACTTTCCCTGTCCAAATCGCTGAGATTCGTGCAGTAATAAATTTTTTGATAAAGAATTCAAAGCAGTATGGCCTTGATAAGGACAACATTATATTGATTGGGGAATCTAGCGGAGCCCAGTTAGCTGTTTTAACGGCAGCAACAATATCTGAGCATTTATTGTTGGGCAGACTCAAAGATGTAGCGGAACACACGTTTTTTCCAAAAATTAGTTGCGTGATTGGGATGTATGGGCCCTACAAAGTTGACGATTTTTCTAAACAATTTGCTGCGCTCAACATAAAACCACAGTTCAGCGAAACTGGTGAGGCACAGTCGTTTGAAGGAATAATGTTAGGTACCAAACGGCCGGACCAGATGCCAAGCAAAGTTGCACAAGCGAACCCAGCAACTTATTTTTCAAAGAATATGCCGCCCTTGTTATTATTTGCTGGAACTAAGGATGACGTAGTACCTTATTTACAGAGTGTTTCATTGGCTGAAAAGTATTATCAGAAAGTGGGTAAAAGAGCTGAGGTGATACTAGTTGATGATGCGTATCATGGACCACGTGATTTCAACACGGATGATATTCATGCAAAAAAATTGGCATTTATCAGACAAAATACTAACTAA
- a CDS encoding glutamate--cysteine ligase, translating to MLQNSIQLTDNKLREILFAGRFGIEIEEHRVQSGSKSLSQHPHPRDLGNRQYQPYFQTDFSESQEELVTGTKHSSKDALMHLHELQTILASELAEDEIIWPLSMPPHLSANDIDYLLNHFERSWYQEYRDVLVKRYGPFKHIMAGIHVNFSPADDLVWWFGSQKEINSYPAAKNELYFQIAQQIASYRWLLTYLFGASPVSENSTDSLPTNFKHRQPVRSWRASNFGFANHNDIEIDYTNFETHMKQIQHYVDTGKFYDKSEFYGPVRLKAPGSLTNMAQRGASYLEFRMFDTNPFTLDGISQDALSFLHLLIIDAIINPQQWSDDDLKSAQSLNHMVALQHPNAPLIPSLATSAKQLIQRLEDIIKLSPAELQEDFFSALTFAKDALADPTKTIGAQLSNFISNDSLEAFALKRGQQILSERKSSSNNFVFAPNHLKQTYIQAHKLGFKTLLRKDNCLQISQNDHVWTFTKNTDLTKYVKTKK from the coding sequence ATGCTTCAAAATTCTATACAACTTACAGATAACAAGCTACGTGAAATACTATTTGCTGGTCGTTTTGGTATTGAAATAGAAGAACACCGTGTACAATCAGGAAGTAAAAGCCTATCCCAACATCCACACCCTCGTGATTTAGGCAATCGGCAGTATCAACCCTACTTCCAGACTGATTTCTCTGAAAGTCAAGAGGAACTAGTCACCGGTACTAAACATTCTTCAAAAGATGCCTTAATGCATTTGCACGAACTCCAGACTATTTTGGCATCTGAACTGGCTGAGGATGAAATTATTTGGCCACTTTCGATGCCCCCACATTTGTCTGCCAACGATATTGATTATTTGCTTAATCATTTTGAACGATCTTGGTATCAAGAATATCGGGATGTTTTAGTCAAACGTTATGGGCCTTTTAAGCATATTATGGCTGGAATTCATGTTAATTTTTCACCAGCTGACGACTTAGTTTGGTGGTTTGGCTCTCAAAAAGAAATCAATTCCTATCCTGCTGCCAAAAATGAGTTATACTTTCAAATCGCTCAACAGATAGCTAGTTATAGGTGGCTACTGACCTATCTTTTTGGTGCAAGTCCCGTTTCTGAAAATTCAACAGATAGTTTACCAACTAATTTCAAACATAGGCAACCGGTTCGCTCTTGGCGCGCCAGCAATTTTGGTTTTGCAAATCATAACGATATTGAAATTGACTATACTAACTTTGAAACGCATATGAAACAAATTCAACATTATGTTGATACTGGCAAATTCTATGATAAAAGTGAGTTTTATGGTCCAGTACGTTTAAAGGCTCCAGGAAGTTTGACTAATATGGCACAACGTGGCGCCTCATACCTAGAATTTAGGATGTTTGATACCAATCCCTTCACACTAGATGGTATTTCACAAGATGCGTTAAGCTTCCTCCATTTGCTAATCATCGATGCCATCATTAATCCACAGCAATGGTCAGATGACGACCTAAAAAGTGCGCAGTCTCTAAACCATATGGTAGCTTTACAACATCCAAATGCTCCCCTCATCCCATCACTCGCCACTTCTGCTAAACAATTGATTCAACGCTTGGAGGATATTATTAAGCTGTCCCCCGCTGAACTACAGGAAGATTTTTTTAGCGCTCTCACGTTCGCTAAGGATGCCCTTGCTGATCCAACGAAAACTATTGGGGCCCAGTTATCAAACTTCATTAGTAATGATTCTCTGGAAGCATTTGCTTTGAAACGCGGACAACAGATTTTGTCAGAACGAAAATCCAGCAGTAATAATTTTGTTTTTGCCCCAAATCATTTAAAACAAACTTACATCCAGGCGCATAAATTAGGATTTAAAACATTATTGCGCAAGGACAATTGTCTACAAATAAGCCAAAACGACCATGTCTGGACGTTTACAAAAAATACAGACTTAACTAAATATGTCAAAACAAAAAAGTAA
- a CDS encoding ABC transporter permease has protein sequence MQVRELIVSSFRSLISNKRRSILTMIGIIIGIASVITILSLGDGARIEMLKNLQADSSGQQSTEITFSPSNDGKVSGFNNDDLARIRANAKVSKVTVQSDDHGILSSEGTINGKSLTASVYLATTANDSEIITGHGLKATDISMDNPVALVSQSIAKKGYRTNRNALNSGIEINGTMYTIVGIINNNAVKGEFYNYDVVVPRHVFENSNATVNANTLKLTFVSGTNISKATTDIKDQLNKIGSQHASGSYEFFDTAAMLKGITAVIKGITYFIVAVASISLFIAGIGVMNMMYIAVSERTQEIGIRMAVGASQKQILWQFLIEAVMLTLSGGMIGYLAGLGVAMGISAFLPFKASVSLSTFLLAFGTSTVVGLVFGILPAKTASNKNLIDILR, from the coding sequence ATGCAGGTTCGTGAGTTAATTGTCAGTTCATTCAGGTCATTAATTTCAAATAAACGTCGCAGTATTTTAACTATGATTGGAATTATTATTGGTATTGCTTCGGTGATTACCATCCTATCTCTTGGCGATGGTGCACGAATTGAAATGCTGAAAAATTTGCAGGCCGATAGTAGTGGACAGCAGTCGACGGAAATTACATTTTCGCCAAGTAATGATGGTAAAGTTTCCGGATTTAATAATGATGATTTAGCGCGTATTCGCGCTAATGCCAAAGTCAGCAAAGTTACGGTACAGTCTGATGATCATGGTATCTTATCCAGTGAGGGGACCATTAATGGTAAGAGCTTAACAGCATCAGTATATTTAGCAACAACAGCAAATGACAGTGAGATAATTACTGGGCATGGCCTTAAAGCAACAGATATCTCAATGGATAACCCAGTTGCATTGGTTAGTCAATCAATTGCCAAGAAGGGTTATCGAACAAATCGAAATGCGTTGAATTCAGGAATTGAAATCAATGGCACAATGTATACAATTGTTGGTATTATTAATAATAATGCGGTAAAGGGTGAATTTTACAATTACGACGTTGTTGTGCCACGACACGTGTTTGAGAACAGTAACGCAACGGTTAATGCGAATACCTTAAAGCTAACATTTGTGTCTGGAACAAATATATCTAAAGCAACAACTGATATTAAAGATCAACTCAATAAAATTGGTTCACAACATGCTTCCGGATCCTATGAGTTTTTTGATACGGCAGCTATGCTTAAAGGTATAACAGCAGTCATTAAGGGTATTACTTACTTTATTGTTGCTGTCGCAAGTATTTCGTTATTTATTGCCGGCATTGGGGTCATGAACATGATGTATATTGCAGTCAGCGAGCGGACTCAAGAAATTGGTATTCGGATGGCTGTGGGGGCATCTCAGAAACAAATTTTATGGCAGTTTTTGATTGAAGCAGTTATGTTAACACTTAGTGGCGGGATGATTGGCTACCTTGCAGGGTTAGGGGTAGCGATGGGAATTTCTGCTTTCCTACCATTTAAAGCTAGTGTTTCACTATCAACATTCTTATTGGCTTTCGGAACGTCAACAGTTGTTGGTCTAGTGTTTGGTATTTTACCAGCAAAAACAGCAAGTAATAAAAACCTGATTGATATTTTAAGATAA
- a CDS encoding ABC transporter ATP-binding protein, translating into MINLVSVSKSYRQGNENYKALHEISLNIDAGEFVAIMGPSGSGKSTLINIIGFLDNNFDGQYNFNGTVVNDLNRRDHARLRNQSVGFIFQNFKLIRNQSVGENVGLPLLYAGLKRRDIIARVNDVLEQVGLPGSYDKLPKNLSGGQQQRVAIARAIVTRPNFLVADEPTGALDSATSREILALFEELNRNGTTIIMVTHDENVARQTNRLIRILDGRLQSDMEVQHAGS; encoded by the coding sequence ATGATTAACTTAGTTTCAGTCAGCAAAAGTTATCGACAGGGAAACGAGAATTATAAGGCTTTACATGAAATTTCGTTAAATATTGATGCTGGTGAATTTGTTGCGATTATGGGACCGTCCGGTTCAGGGAAATCAACATTGATTAACATTATTGGTTTTTTAGACAATAATTTTGATGGACAATATAATTTCAACGGCACTGTAGTTAATGATTTGAATAGACGCGATCATGCTCGATTGCGTAATCAATCAGTTGGTTTTATTTTTCAAAATTTCAAACTAATTAGGAACCAAAGTGTAGGCGAAAATGTTGGGTTGCCGTTATTATATGCTGGTTTGAAGCGACGTGATATTATTGCTCGTGTAAATGATGTGTTGGAGCAAGTGGGATTGCCCGGCAGTTATGATAAACTACCTAAAAATTTATCGGGTGGACAACAGCAGCGTGTTGCAATTGCTCGTGCAATTGTCACACGGCCTAACTTTCTAGTGGCAGATGAACCTACGGGGGCATTAGATTCGGCGACATCTCGAGAAATATTGGCACTTTTTGAAGAGCTAAATCGTAATGGAACAACAATCATTATGGTGACACACGATGAAAACGTTGCACGCCAAACAAATCGTCTGATTAGAATTTTAGACGGTCGTTTACAAAGTGACATGGAGGTGCAACATGCAGGTTCGTGA
- a CDS encoding efflux RND transporter periplasmic adaptor subunit, with product MKRKTKIIVTVVGSIAALGILTATGVQAYHKLVKPTSTAKNKYQVYKVTGALPLTMSGKVVAEKTQSLNSPTGKLQQINVKDGQSVKNGDILLTVTATDVQESISSQQDIVNKANRAVSSASATLKNAQQSYNQADADTKISLKDTVTQAQQALTDANGDLQDAQNKLAELQGKLTVSLKAPFDGVVSVSNDTKDGIPAITMNSSQKVLQANVSEYDYSKVHAGDIVTVSGIDGSPKQSTKITKIEQIPSNQGKGTTYYPFSASVNNDFLYGQSVKVKVPQSELKIPKSAVYKGSVYKVIDGKASRAQADLTQNGDTYIVNSGISKGEELVTNPDAKLTNGEVVDD from the coding sequence ATGAAACGCAAGACAAAAATTATAGTAACTGTTGTTGGAAGTATTGCTGCACTTGGTATTTTAACTGCCACTGGCGTGCAAGCTTATCATAAACTGGTAAAGCCCACATCAACTGCTAAAAACAAGTATCAAGTGTATAAAGTAACCGGCGCCTTACCACTTACAATGTCAGGAAAAGTGGTTGCTGAAAAAACACAATCTTTAAACTCACCAACTGGGAAATTGCAACAAATTAATGTGAAAGACGGGCAGTCTGTTAAAAATGGTGATATTTTACTTACCGTAACTGCTACAGACGTGCAAGAGTCTATTAGTTCACAACAGGACATTGTAAATAAAGCCAATCGCGCAGTTAGCAGCGCATCAGCTACTCTGAAAAATGCGCAACAAAGTTACAATCAAGCAGATGCGGATACTAAAATTTCGCTAAAGGACACTGTTACACAAGCGCAACAAGCATTAACTGATGCAAATGGTGATTTGCAAGATGCCCAAAATAAGCTAGCAGAATTACAAGGTAAATTAACTGTATCTTTAAAGGCACCTTTTGACGGGGTTGTTTCAGTTAGTAACGATACAAAAGATGGTATACCAGCCATTACAATGAATTCAAGTCAAAAAGTTTTGCAAGCTAATGTGTCAGAATATGATTACAGTAAGGTACACGCTGGAGATATTGTCACAGTGAGCGGTATTGATGGCTCGCCAAAACAAAGTACTAAGATTACAAAAATTGAACAAATTCCATCTAATCAGGGCAAAGGAACAACGTATTATCCTTTCTCTGCCAGTGTTAATAACGACTTTTTGTACGGACAAAGCGTTAAAGTAAAGGTGCCGCAGTCAGAGTTGAAAATTCCAAAATCAGCGGTATATAAAGGTAGTGTTTACAAAGTTATTGATGGTAAGGCTAGTCGAGCTCAAGCTGACTTAACGCAAAATGGAGATACGTACATTGTTAACTCTGGTATTAGTAAAGGGGAAGAATTGGTTACTAATCCGGATGCAAAGTTGACAAACGGAGAGGTTGTTGATGATTAA